The genomic region ATGTTTCGATAACAACTTCCTGTATTCTCAGTCTGTCATTTGTGATGCTGATTCAAATATGCAGGGAATCTCAGAATATATTCTGCGCTATGACACTACATGTGTAGACAGAACTGCCAAATGAACAGGGAAAAATATGTCTTGGTCTGAACCTGTGCCTTTCCCTGAAGCTTGTTCTGAAAAAATCAGGAGGAGAAGCCCTTTTTGGCACAAGAATAAGTGACGTCTGCACAGCAGCCTGTTgtcaaaggcacaggagcaggagCTGCTTAAAAAGTTGGCAGAAGTTCTGCACTTGCAGTCATCTGCGGTGCGTGGATTGGCAAGGCCAAGTGGGGAATTCTAGACAgcgttttaatatttttaaaaaaataataattccaggatatagttttaaaaatagtttacaaTGGATAATTAGCTCAGGGACCCCACACCATAAGTGGCGATGACAAGTAGCTTGAAGGATCCATGAAGGTTGCAAATCATGATATCTAAGTTGCCATGTGCAGAGACAGTCTACTTGCGAGTAACAGGAGGTGGAGACAAGAGGGGAGAACTGTTCATGTCTGGCATGAGAGCTTTCAAAGGTGTGAGACTGGCCATTTTTGGATACAGGATAATTGGGCCAGAAGGATAAACCCTGGTAAGACCCACCTAACAAGATAATTATCTTCTTAGAATGTGTGTAGATTGCAGGGAACAGGTGAGTGTTGGAGGCAAACCCACCCTCATTCTCTAACAAAACTGCTACCAGATTACATCCTTGTATCTAGTCAGGTTAATGGCAAGATCTAAACAGTCAACAGTTCAAGCTGTTAACAGTCCCAACTAATAAACTTCATGGATTGTTTTCTGTGACTTCCCTGCAGGAAAGCTACTGACATTCCCATTTAGTTTCTGTTAAAGGGCGTTAAATTTATCCTGGGAACTTAAAAATATGTATTACACACTTCTTAGCTTTAGATTCACATATTTAGGTCTCATATATAAATGGTCAGTTACATTTTCAACCCGGCTTTTGGACCCTCGAACAAAACCATATATTTTGTAAAGgttgctctctttttttttctttcttctggcCTTTACCAATGATATGCAGGCAGAATTTCTACAGGTGGAGCTTTGTCAGGAATGGGGTTCCAGGGGTGAGGAACGCTTTgatcctgttgaatttctgcccagCAGAAACCTGTGGCACACACAGGAAGCCTaccagaaaaaataaaataaatggtcaCCTCACTAATTCCTTTGTGCTCATATCCCAGGGCAGACAGAAGAGCTGCGTACTTCTTAAAGGGAGAATCTCTGCCTTGAACTGGTATGAAGAAGCAAGTAAGCGTAGCTTGTCTCATCACAATACCACCAAGACAGTAATTTATGCTTGCAGGACTTATTACTTTCTGCCACATAGCTATTAAAAGCATGTCTCGCCACCACTGATCTTCAGCTGCGTCAGAATGATCAGAATTAACCCTCCACACTTCAGTAGACAGAATAGTTTTGTCCGATTTTCTTCACACTAGGAATTTGCTTCCGCAGACATCGGTCTGACACCAAATTCAAGTTATAAATTAAACCAAGTTAAACAAAATCAAACAGTGTAGCTACGTCACTGACCCCTCCCCCCGCCAACTCCCCAGGTAACCCTGGGGGCTGTCATGTGTGAGGTGGGTTGGTTGGTAGTTTCAGGAGCCTAATCTCCAGCACCAGTATCAAACTAAAACCCTGGTTGTACTTTGATGAAAGCCATGGCCCTGGAAGAAAACCTGCGCAAGTCTCCATCAGATTTCTCCAATCCATGATGCTTCACTGAGAAGCAAGATTTCCACCGCCGCGGAATAAATACATTCCAAAATCCCCCACAGTGCTAACAACGTGCTCCTGTTCAAAAGTCTCCAGTTCAGCTTTTGTTCCGTCGATGCCACTGGGAGCCAAATGGGACCATCGCATCCTTATGGGGAAGGGCAGTCCAATTTTGTTCTTCGCAAACGAAGTTCCCACCATGCTGGTCACAGCCCACCACGAATGCTAACACAGTGTGCTCCTGTTTGTCAGCCTTCGCATCAGTGCCCTTCTGCCGCACAAAAGGGAGTCTGTTTTGTGAGAGAGGCGGAAAAGGCCAAGTCAGAGTTTAAAAGACCTTGCACTCGTTGACTGAGAAAAGTTTCCTCCGGGCTCGTTTCCTTGCTTGGTTCACCGCTGTCCGGACGGCACACTCAAACACCTTCTGGACGCCCCTGTTGGCAAGAGATGAGCATTCCACAAAGGCCTTTGCTCGGATGTCCCTCGCCAGCCGCTTCCCGAGCAACGGGCTGATGCAGGAGGCGCTGTGAGGTCCCGTCTCCCTCTGGTCAATCTGGGTAGCCACCACCAAAATGGGAATACGAGGCAAGTGCGTCCGGATCTCCGTAACCCATTTGCTCCTCAAGCTGAGGAACGAGTTCTGGTTGGCCACCGAGTAGCACAGGAGAATCACGTCAGCCTGCTGGTAGGAAAGGGGGCGGATGCCTTTGAAGGCATCACTGCCGGACGTGTCCCAAAGGCCTAAGCTGATCTGGGCGCCATCCAGGAAGACGTCGACCCCGGTGTTCTCATAAACGGTGGGTCTGTAAGCGTCCGGGAAAGTCTCCGAAGTAAAGCGCAGCAGCAGAGCCGTTTTCCCGACTGCCGCATCCCCTACCAGGACACATTTGACCGAATCCAACATTTCCTCAAAGGTTACTTAATCTAAAAGAGAGCCTGGATGAGGACTTCCTGGGGTCCTGCTACTGTGAGCGCCATTCAGCAGGAATCTGCCCAGGTTTCCGCAGTGTTTTCTTGGCAGTTTTGCTCCAGAAGCCGAAATCTTCTGCTCTCCCACTCAATATTGACGCTTTTCAGAGAGTTAAATACGTTCTCTACAAAAACAAGAAGAGAGTACAGATGTGATTTTTTTGTTGCAAGTCACAGGTCATTAGAGATTTATTGTGATTACATTTTCCCTGTCCAGTTTGCTTGCACAATTCTCCCCACACCTTTTTTCATCCTTATAAAAACCCCTGTGCAGTAGCTTTGATGGTGAGATATTACCCCTGGTGCAGCATCAGCACTTGGTAAGCTTTGTTGCCGAGCACATATCTGAAGCTGGGTCGTACAGCACTTTTTCCAACCCAAGTCCTCTTTCTTAAACTTCTAGGAaaagtaaagtgacccctgaccattaggtccagtcgtggccgactctggggttgcggcgctcatctcactctataggccgagggagccggtgtacagcttccgggtgatgtggccagcatgactaagctgcttctggcgaaccagagcagcgcacggaaaaaccgtttaccttcctgccggagcggtacctatttatctacttgcactttgacatgctttca from Podarcis raffonei isolate rPodRaf1 chromosome 9, rPodRaf1.pri, whole genome shotgun sequence harbors:
- the RHOH gene encoding rho-related GTP-binding protein RhoH, whose translation is MLDSVKCVLVGDAAVGKTALLLRFTSETFPDAYRPTVYENTGVDVFLDGAQISLGLWDTSGSDAFKGIRPLSYQQADVILLCYSVANQNSFLSLRSKWVTEIRTHLPRIPILVVATQIDQRETGPHSASCISPLLGKRLARDIRAKAFVECSSLANRGVQKVFECAVRTAVNQARKRARRKLFSVNECKVF